One Streptomyces dangxiongensis genomic window, GCGGCACGAGGAACGGCCGATGTCGGTCAACCCGTTCTTCGGGGAGGCGAACCCGGTCGGCGGCATGACCGAGGCCCCGCCCACGCACCGGCTCCCGGACGCCCCGCTGTCGCCGACGACGGCGTACCAGCTCGTGCACGACGAGCTGATGCTGGACGGCAACTCCCGGCTGAACCTGGCGACCTTCGTCACCACCTGGATGGAGCCGCAGGCCGGGGTGCTGATGGCGGAGTGCCGGGACAAGAACATGATCGACAAGGACGAGTATCCGCGCACGGCCGAGCTGGAGCGGCGCTGCGTGGCGATGCTCGCCGACCTGTGGCACGCGCCGGACCCGGCGGCCGTCGTGGGCTGTTCGACGACCGGTTCGAGCGAGGCGTGCATGCTCGCCGGGATGGCACTGAAGCGGCGCTGGCTGAAGCGGAACGCCGACCGGTATCCGGGCGCGCGGCCCAATCTGGTGATGGGCGTCAACGTCCAGGTGTGCTGGGACAAGTTCTGCGCCTTCTGGGAGGTGGAGGCCCGGCAGGTGCCCATGGAGGGCGACCGGTTCCACCTGGACCCGCAGGCCGCCGCGGAGCTGTGCGACGAGAACACCATCGGCGTGGTCGGCGTCCTCGGCTCGACCTTCGACGGTTCCTACGAGCCGATCGCGGAGCTGTGCGCGGCCCTGGACGCCCTCCAGGAGCGCACCGGGCTTGACGTGCCGGTGCATGTGGACGGGGCCTCCGGTGCCATGGTGGCGCCCTTCCTGGACGAGGACCTGGTGTGGGACTTCCGCCTCCCGCGCGTGGCCTCGATCAACACCTCGGGTCACAAGTACGGGCTGGTGTACCCCGGCGTCGGCTGGGCGCTGTGGCGGGACAAGGAGGCGCTGCCCGAGGAGCTGGTCTTCCGGGTGAACTACCTGGGCGGCGAGATGCCCACCTTCGCGCTGAACTTCTCCCGGCCCGGCGCCCAGGTGGCCGCGCAGTACTACACGTTCCTGCGGCTGGGCCGCGAGGGCTACCGCGCGGTGCAGCAGTCGACGCGGGACGTGGCGGGCTCGCTGGCCGGGCGGATCGAGGCACTGGGCGACTTCCGGCTGCTCACGCGCGGGGACGAGCTGCCGGTGTTCGCTTTCACCACGGCCGACGGCGTCACGGGGTACGACGTCTTCGACGTCTCCCGGCGGCTGCGCGAGGGCGGCTGGCTGGTGCCCGCGTACACCTTCCCGGCCAACCGGGAGGACCTGTCCGTGCTGCGGATCGTGTGCCGCAACGGCTTCTCCCACGACCTGGCCGACCTGTTCATGGCCGACCTGACCCGCCTGCTGCCGGAACTGCGCCGGCAGCAGGGCCCCTTCACCCGGGACAAGGGGGCGGCCACCGGGTTCCACCACTAGATCGCCCGGTCCTTCCTAGCGGCCCGATCGGGTGAACTTCCGCACGGCCAGCGGGAGGAACAGCGCGAGCAGCGCGAGCGGCCAGGCGACGGCGGCCCAGACGTGTCCCGGGTCGCCGCCCTGGCCGCCCAGCAGGTGCCGTACCGCCGTCGCCGTCCGGGACAGCGGGTTCCACCGTGACCGACGTCCGCCACGCCCCGATCCGGCGGATCCGCTCCCTGAGCAGCTCCAGCGCCTCGGACCGGGGCAGCTCGACCAGGAAGCCGATGGCCGCCGACTGCATGTCCGTCTTCTGGTCGTAGGAGACCAGGGACTCGCGCAGCAGCCGGAAGAACTCGTCCTCGCCCCGGTCCGTGATCTCGTACTCCGTACGCGGCGGACCCCCCGCCGTGGACGGCGCGACCTCGTGCGCGTGCAGCAGTGACTGCTTGGCCATCTGCTTCAGGGCGTGGTAGATCGAGCCCGGCTTGGCGTTGGACCACTCGTGCGCGCCCCAGTACTCCAGGTCGTTGCGGACCTGGTAACCGTGGGCCCGCCCGTGCTGGCGGACCGCGCCCAGCACGAGAAGACGGATCGCTGACATGCGGTCCAGGTTATGGCCGTACGGCCGCCCGCCCCTCCCCGGGCCGCGACCGTCAGGCCCGCTCCAGGGCCACCAGCTCGAACGCGGTCATCCCGTCCAGCGACTCGCGGATGATGTCGGCGTGACCGGCGTGCCGGGCCGTCTCCCGGATCAGGTGCAGGCACAGCCAGCGCAGCGAGACGCGGCCCTGGGGCGGGAACCAGGGATCGGGCGGCAGCGGGAAGGTGTCGTCCAGGCTCGGCGCCGAGCGGATGAACGCCTCCGTCCCGGCGGCGACCCGCTCCCAGTACGCCAGCTCCGAGGCGACCGTCTCGTCCCCGGTCAGCCGGAACGTCTCGGGCCAGTCCGACGCGTCGCGCCGCACCGCCGGTGGTTCCTGCCGGGCCCGGGCGATCCAGCCCTGCTCGACCTCGGCGACGTGCTTCAGCAGGCCGCCGA contains:
- a CDS encoding glutamate decarboxylase, which produces MALHKGPERHEERPMSVNPFFGEANPVGGMTEAPPTHRLPDAPLSPTTAYQLVHDELMLDGNSRLNLATFVTTWMEPQAGVLMAECRDKNMIDKDEYPRTAELERRCVAMLADLWHAPDPAAVVGCSTTGSSEACMLAGMALKRRWLKRNADRYPGARPNLVMGVNVQVCWDKFCAFWEVEARQVPMEGDRFHLDPQAAAELCDENTIGVVGVLGSTFDGSYEPIAELCAALDALQERTGLDVPVHVDGASGAMVAPFLDEDLVWDFRLPRVASINTSGHKYGLVYPGVGWALWRDKEALPEELVFRVNYLGGEMPTFALNFSRPGAQVAAQYYTFLRLGREGYRAVQQSTRDVAGSLAGRIEALGDFRLLTRGDELPVFAFTTADGVTGYDVFDVSRRLREGGWLVPAYTFPANREDLSVLRIVCRNGFSHDLADLFMADLTRLLPELRRQQGPFTRDKGAATGFHH
- a CDS encoding PadR family transcriptional regulator; translated protein: MSAIRLLVLGAVRQHGRAHGYQVRNDLEYWGAHEWSNAKPGSIYHALKQMAKQSLLHAHEVAPSTAGGPPRTEYEITDRGEDEFFRLLRESLVSYDQKTDMQSAAIGFLVELPRSEALELLRERIRRIGAWRTSVTVEPAVPDGDGGTAPAGRPGRRPGTRLGRRRLAARAARAVPPAGRAEVHPIGPLGRTGRSSGGTRWPPPCPG
- a CDS encoding DinB family protein, with amino-acid sequence MVTHVAAEAKGDERGALLAFLEEQRGGIRRALLGLTEEQARSRPSASELSLGGLLKHVAEVEQGWIARARQEPPAVRRDASDWPETFRLTGDETVASELAYWERVAAGTEAFIRSAPSLDDTFPLPPDPWFPPQGRVSLRWLCLHLIRETARHAGHADIIRESLDGMTAFELVALERA